The genomic DNA CCAGCCGCTGGACGACGCGGTCCTGGGTCGAGCGACCCTCCACCGACATATCAGTCATCACCCGCTGCTGGCTGGTTGGTCCCGGCACCGTGTTCGACATCGACTCCGGCACACGCCCAGGGGTCGGGGCGCCCCTCCTTCTCGAGTCGCTTGGCCCACTTGTCGTTCTGGACGTGGTCCCGGAGTTCGTCGGCGTCCCAGTCGTAGAGGTCGAGCAGGTTCTCGCCCAGGATTCCCCGTTTCATCTCGTCGGTCAGTTCGGGATAGCCGTACTCCTCCTGCATATCTTCGGGGAACTGGTAGTCCCAGAAGGCCTCGATGTACTGCTGGCCGTGCACGAGCGGGACGCCCGTCGCCCAGATGATCTTGCTCGGGTCGCCGTGCAGAACCAGTTCGCCGAGCACCTCGGCGAACCGCCTGGGCTGGAGCGCGAGGATGCCCAGCGAGAGTTCGAGATTGAGCCAGATGTTGTCGAAGTTCGCCGTCATCGGCTTGATCTCGTGGATGTAGTGGATGTCCGGGTGGAGCAGTTCGAACTGGATATCCGGGTACATCGCGGCGATCTCGGCGACGTCGTTCGGGTCGACGTTGTGGATACCGACCGGACCGAGGGGCAGCACCTTGTGGGAACCGATGTGTTCGATGCCCAGTTCGTGGGCCTTCTCTACGATGGGGAGCAGGTCGTCGTCGAGTCGCAGTTCCCGGACCCGGCCGTCGCTCCGGTAGTACGTCGGATACGTTTTGAACCCGTCAACGTCGTACTCCTCGACCTGGCGCTCCATCTCCTCGATCGCGTTCGACGCCAACGGGTCGACATCGCCCAGGAGTTTCACGCGCTTCGGGTTGTTCTCCTTCAGTTTGACGCCGGTCTCCAGCGACGAGTACCCGTCGCGGAACAGGTCGTAGATCGGCGTCGAGTGGTACACCCCGAAGTCGATGTCGGTCTCGAGGAAGGTCGCCTCCTGGATCTCCTCGGCGCTCCAGTTCCGGCACCACTGTTCCCTGGAGTGAGCGAGCTCCGGGTCCAGGGCCTGTCCCTTCTGGAGCTCCACGATGTTCTCCATCAGTCGTTCCGCCTGTTCGTTCCGTAGGTTCTCGGAGGAGTTGTTCAGGGAGTGGAGTACCCCGTCTCCGATGAGCATGTCCTTGTACATCTTACTGCCTCGTGCTAACGTTTAACGAGGATGTCTTAAACCCACAGGTTATCGGAGGTTTTTTCATTACATTCATCCAGGCAGCGTTCTCGGTCAGGGTCGCTCCTCCCCACGCCGACGGGTGGAGAGCTCGCCGCGAACGTTCCGTGACCCCCCAACTGCACTGACGGAATCGTACTAGCGACCCCATCGGTGAGCCGGGGAAACATATTTGATGGCGTGATTCCACGTTCGATGTGTAATGGTTCACGATACCAAGCCCTCGGAAGTTCCTGAGGACGGTCCGGATTCCGAGGGTGACGAACCAGGGGAGACGGAGGAACAGCGAGAGGAGATTCATTCGAGGCGAATCGACGGTCCGGATTCGTTCCTCAACGACCCCACGGAGCTCACCGATGGGGTCTATATCCTGGAGGAGTGTACGATCAACCCGCACCTCCGTGAGCTCAAGGCTGCGCAGAACCCGCAGTGGTTCAAACGTGGACACGAGTTCCACACCCCCATCAACACGTACCTCCTCACCGGGGAGGACGAGGCACTCCTGTTCGACACCTCCTCCCCGAACGTTCGGGACGCGATCACCACGGGAGTCAGAGCGGTGCTCGAGAAAGAGGACGTCGAGCTGTCCTACATCGTGCTCTCCCATGATGAGGCGGCACACGTGGGGAACGCGTATCCGATCAGTCGGGAAGCAGCCATGATCCACCCGGATTACCAGGAGAACGCGGATGACGTCTACGAACTCCAGCAGGAGCTGCACGCGACGTTGATCGCGCGGAAGCCGTCCCGGGTCGCCCCCGAGTTCCACTACTTCGACGACGCGAAACTGGTCGACCCCGGATACACGATCGACCTGGGCGGGCGCACCCTCGAGTTCATCGAACCGGTCTGGCAGGATGGGGCACCCACGCTGTGGATGTACGATCACAAGGACAAGGGGCTCTACTGTGTCGACTCCTACGGGTTCCCCCACTGTAGCGGCGATTGCACGAAGTGGGCCGACGAACTCGAGTTCCGGGTCTCACAGGACCAGATGATGGAGTACAACGGGCGGGCCTTCCGGTACATCCCGAACTGCAATCCGTGGAAGATCATCGACCAGCACAATCACCTGCACGACAGCTACGATATCGACTACATCTTCCCCGCTCATGGACAGCCGATCCGGGAGGAGATCGACCGATACCGTGGGCTGATGGATTCGATGGTCGAGCGCATCGCGAGGGACGGGTCCCTCGGAACCGAGTACGTCAGTGCTGAAGAACTGACCGACATTTCATTCTGATACAATGGCCAGACAAATCACCGACAGCCTGTACTGGATTCACGAATGCACCGAGGCGCCCGACGCGGACCACCACGTCCACTCCTCGCTGTACATCCTCGAACACGAGGACCGTCATATCCTCCTCGACGACGGGCCCTTCCTGCACGCTGAAGGACTGAAGGAGAGTGTCGAGGACATCA from Haloglomus litoreum includes the following:
- a CDS encoding amidohydrolase family protein, with translation MYKDMLIGDGVLHSLNNSSENLRNEQAERLMENIVELQKGQALDPELAHSREQWCRNWSAEEIQEATFLETDIDFGVYHSTPIYDLFRDGYSSLETGVKLKENNPKRVKLLGDVDPLASNAIEEMERQVEEYDVDGFKTYPTYYRSDGRVRELRLDDDLLPIVEKAHELGIEHIGSHKVLPLGPVGIHNVDPNDVAEIAAMYPDIQFELLHPDIHYIHEIKPMTANFDNIWLNLELSLGILALQPRRFAEVLGELVLHGDPSKIIWATGVPLVHGQQYIEAFWDYQFPEDMQEEYGYPELTDEMKRGILGENLLDLYDWDADELRDHVQNDKWAKRLEKEGRPDPWACAGVDVEHGAGTNQPAAGDD
- a CDS encoding MBL fold metallo-hydrolase; this translates as MVHDTKPSEVPEDGPDSEGDEPGETEEQREEIHSRRIDGPDSFLNDPTELTDGVYILEECTINPHLRELKAAQNPQWFKRGHEFHTPINTYLLTGEDEALLFDTSSPNVRDAITTGVRAVLEKEDVELSYIVLSHDEAAHVGNAYPISREAAMIHPDYQENADDVYELQQELHATLIARKPSRVAPEFHYFDDAKLVDPGYTIDLGGRTLEFIEPVWQDGAPTLWMYDHKDKGLYCVDSYGFPHCSGDCTKWADELEFRVSQDQMMEYNGRAFRYIPNCNPWKIIDQHNHLHDSYDIDYIFPAHGQPIREEIDRYRGLMDSMVERIARDGSLGTEYVSAEELTDISF